One segment of Tenrec ecaudatus isolate mTenEca1 chromosome 1, mTenEca1.hap1, whole genome shotgun sequence DNA contains the following:
- the MPV17L2 gene encoding mpv17-like protein 2 codes for MASGRWHWVRGLWAAGKPLFQGRALLVTNTLGCGALMAAGDGARQTWEIRARPGQRFNPLRSASMFAMGCSMGPFLHYWYLWLDRLLPASGLRSLPSVLRKVLVDQLVASPLLGVWYFMGLGWLEGQTLEESHQELRDKFWEFYKADWCVWPPAQLVNFLFVPSQFRVTYINGVTLGWDTYLSYLKYRVPAVAVAVEQG; via the exons ATGGCGTCCGGCCGCTGGCACTGGGTGCGCGGCCTGTGGGCGGCGGGGAAGCCGCTATTCCAAGGCCGAGCGCTGCTCGTCACGAACACGCTGGGCTGCGGCGCACTCATGGCGGCCGGGGACGGTGCGCGCCAGACCTGGGAAATCCGCGCCAGGCCTGGCCAGAGGTTCAACCCGCTGCGCTCCG CAAGCATGTTTGCCATGGGCTGCAGTATGGGCCCCTTCCTGCACTACTGGTACCTCTGGCTGGACCGCCTGCTCCCTGCCTCCGGCCTCCGCAGCCTTCCATCCGTCCTCAGGAAGGTCCTAGTGGACCAGCTCGTGGCCTCACCCTTGTTAGGTGTTTGGTACTTCATGG GTCTTGGCTGGCTGGAGGGCCAGACGCTGGAGGAGAGCCACCAGGAGCTGCGGGACAAGTTCTGGGAATTCTACAAG GCAGACTGGTGCGTCTGGCCACCTGCCCAGCTGGTGAACTTCCTCTTCGTGCCCTCGCAGTTCCGGGTCACCTACATCAATGGCGTGACCCTCGGCTGGGACACGTACCTCTCCTACTTGAAGTACCGG GTGCCAGCCGTGGCAGTGGCAGTGGAGCAAGGCTGA
- the RAB3A gene encoding ras-related protein Rab-3A isoform X1 — protein sequence MRASAPHPQMASATDSRYGQKESSDQNFDYMFKILIIGNSSVGKTSFLFRYADDSFTPAFVSTVGIDFKVKTIYRNDKRIKLQIWDTAGQERYRTITTAYYRGAMGFILMYDITNEESFNAVQDWSTQIKTYSWDNAQVLLVGNKCDMEDERVVSSERGRQLADHLGFEFFEASAKDNINVKQTFERLVDVICEKMSESLDTADPAVTGAKQGPQLTDQQAAPHQDCAC from the exons ATGCGTGCCTCCGCTCCACACCCCCAGATGGCGTCTGCCACAGACTCGCGCTACGGACAGAAGGAATCTTCCGATCAGAACTTCGACTACATGTTCAAGATCCTCATCATTGGCAACAGCAGCGTGGGCAAGACGTCCTTCCTGTTCCGCTATGCCGACGACTCCTTCACGCCCGCCTTCGTCAGCACCGTGGGCATCGACTTCAAGGTCAAGACCATCTACCGCAATGACAAGAGGATCAAGCTGCAGAtctgg GACACAGCTGGGCAGGAGCGGTACCGGACTATCACCACCGCCTACTACCGGGGTGCCATGGGCTTTATCCTCATGTATGACATCACCAACGAGGAGTCCTTCAACGCGGTGCAGGACTG GTCAACCCAGATCAAGACCTATTCGTGGGACAACGCACAGGTGCTGCTGGTGGGGAACAAGTGTGACATGGAGGATGAGCGAGTGGTGTCATCAGAGCGTGGCCGGCAGCTGGCTGACCACCTAG GGTTTGAGTTCTTCGAGGCCAGCGCCAAGGACAACATCAACGTCAAGCAGACCTTCGAGCGCCTGGTGGACGTCATCTGTGAGAAAATGTCCGAGTCGCTGGACACGGCCGACCCCGCGGTGACGGGTGCCAAGCAGGGCCCACAACTCACGGACCAGCAGGCGGCCCCACACCAGGACTGCGCCTGCTGA
- the RAB3A gene encoding ras-related protein Rab-3A isoform X2 — MASATDSRYGQKESSDQNFDYMFKILIIGNSSVGKTSFLFRYADDSFTPAFVSTVGIDFKVKTIYRNDKRIKLQIWDTAGQERYRTITTAYYRGAMGFILMYDITNEESFNAVQDWSTQIKTYSWDNAQVLLVGNKCDMEDERVVSSERGRQLADHLGFEFFEASAKDNINVKQTFERLVDVICEKMSESLDTADPAVTGAKQGPQLTDQQAAPHQDCAC; from the exons ATGGCGTCTGCCACAGACTCGCGCTACGGACAGAAGGAATCTTCCGATCAGAACTTCGACTACATGTTCAAGATCCTCATCATTGGCAACAGCAGCGTGGGCAAGACGTCCTTCCTGTTCCGCTATGCCGACGACTCCTTCACGCCCGCCTTCGTCAGCACCGTGGGCATCGACTTCAAGGTCAAGACCATCTACCGCAATGACAAGAGGATCAAGCTGCAGAtctgg GACACAGCTGGGCAGGAGCGGTACCGGACTATCACCACCGCCTACTACCGGGGTGCCATGGGCTTTATCCTCATGTATGACATCACCAACGAGGAGTCCTTCAACGCGGTGCAGGACTG GTCAACCCAGATCAAGACCTATTCGTGGGACAACGCACAGGTGCTGCTGGTGGGGAACAAGTGTGACATGGAGGATGAGCGAGTGGTGTCATCAGAGCGTGGCCGGCAGCTGGCTGACCACCTAG GGTTTGAGTTCTTCGAGGCCAGCGCCAAGGACAACATCAACGTCAAGCAGACCTTCGAGCGCCTGGTGGACGTCATCTGTGAGAAAATGTCCGAGTCGCTGGACACGGCCGACCCCGCGGTGACGGGTGCCAAGCAGGGCCCACAACTCACGGACCAGCAGGCGGCCCCACACCAGGACTGCGCCTGCTGA